Proteins co-encoded in one Arachis stenosperma cultivar V10309 chromosome 7, arast.V10309.gnm1.PFL2, whole genome shotgun sequence genomic window:
- the LOC130940976 gene encoding 1-aminocyclopropane-1-carboxylate oxidase-like produces the protein MENFPVISLENVNGNERKAILDQIEDACKNWGFFELVNHGIEEELLDRAERVNKEHYRKCMEQRFKEFAASKTLLDWESTFFLRHLPESNISEVPDLSDEYRDVMKEFAVKLEILADQLLDLLCDNLGLEKGYLKNAFSGSRGPSFGTKVANYPPCPNPDLVKGLRAHTDAGGIILLLQDDKVSGLQLLKDGKWVDVPPMRHSIVVNLGDQIEVITNGKYKSVEHRVITQTNGTRMSIASFYNPGSDAVIYPAPSLLEQKAEEGGGNQQYPKFVFEDYMKLYAALKFQAKEPRFQAMMKASLPAATA, from the exons atggaGAACTTCCCAGTGATTAGCTTAGAGAATGTCAATGGTAACGAGAGAAAGGCTATTCTTGATCAAATTGAAGATGCTTGTAAGAATTGGGGATTTTTTGAG ttgGTGAATCATGGAATAGAAGAGGAGCTATTGGACAGAGCGGAGAGGGTAAACAAAGAGCATTACAGAAAATGCATGGAGCAGAGGTTCAAGGAGTTTGCGGCAAGCAAGACCTTATTGGATTGGGAGAGCACCTTCTTCTTGCGCCATCTTCCGGAATCTAACATCTCTGAGGTCCCTGATCTCAGTGATGAGTACAGAGATGTAATGAAGGAGTTTGCAGTGAAGCTGGAGATTCTTGCAGACCAGCTGCTTGATCTTTTGTGTGACAATCTTGGATTGGAGAAGGGCTATCTCAAAAACGCCTTTTCTGGATCAAGAGGTCCTTCTTTTGGGACTAAGGTTGCTAACTACCCTCCATGCCCTAACCCTGACCTTGTTAAGGGTCTCCGGGCCCACACCGATGCCGGCGGCATCATCCTTCTTTTGCAGGATGACAAGGTCAGCGGCCTCCAGCTTCTCAAGGATGGCAAGTGGGTGGATGTTCCTCCCATGCGCCACTCCATTGTTGTTAATCTTGGTGACCAAATTGAG GTGATCACAAATGGAAAATACAAGAGTGTGGAGCACCGTGTGATAACACAAACAAATGGGACAAGGATGTCCATAGCATCATTCTACAACCCTGGAAGTGATGCTGTGATATACCCTGCACCATCATTGTTGGAACAGAAGgcagaagaaggaggaggaaacCAACAATACCCGAAGTTTGTGTTTGAGGACTACATGAAGCTCTATGCTGCACTCAAGTTCCAAGCTAAGGAGCCAAGATTCCAAGCCATGATGAAGGCTTCACTTCCTGCTGCAACAGCATAA
- the LOC130939336 gene encoding uncharacterized protein LOC130939336: MGDFNAISSQNEKSGGNFKPQSVIDAFNSFIDAHSLANLGMVGRPFTWTNRRRGEALIQERLDRISNTNSKRRIEQIQGQIEALRIEGTFGGQELIELERQLEIAFHDEEMYWKAKSRIKWLQAGDQNTQFFHQKFRNRTRRNKIWKLEGDNGEVATTNAGIAEVAESYFRGLFTSKCQANPEPYFTDFEPKVTTSMNRRLRRPITIEEVRRATFSIHPQSAPGEDGMTAKFFQNFWNIVNGNVFRAIRSFFISGRILKSLNHTQICLIPKVPDANTMNQVQPISLSSVISKVMVHRLQGMMPKLISLNQGAFIKSRLISDNILIAHEYMHYLKLSDRRFSGQQVNLAKSAIFFSNNTPTSVRTQLAEALNINHIEAQDKYLDLPSIVSKSKKATFSFVKEKVRNKVQGWKRSLLSAGGRQVLLKAVGEAISIYTLSCFRLPDSLISDIHSILTQFWWGQKGSQRRMAWISWNTMTRPKKEGGLGFKDLKAQNLALLGKHFWRILTQPNSLVTKILKGKYHKYTDALKAEIGSSPSWGWRSLLERRSVVEKGITWRIGSASQLHIYEDHWLPPPYPFTITRSPHHPNLGHVAYKILTLNIEPGADELQWVLNKGGTYDAASGYSVAYQFNHDPIEFCPQLMRQKDVWVTLWKLALPHKIKIFLWKSIHQGLPVCHLLHHRFPSTSAICSCCSEEDETVLHCLVTCKYAKEVWNQSPLAYLLATSPSSTSTQWWISSMEALKSSPNRQTHSHFLVILLWFLWKERNSWIFEHKQRSPVEVLSSACKHHDELLRLSSSLLT, encoded by the exons ATGGGAGATTTTAATGCTATTTCATCCCAGAATGAAAAATCAGGAGGCAATTTCAAACCCCAATCAGTGATTGATGCTTTTAATTCCTTCATAGATGCTCATTCTCTTGCTAATTTAGGTATGGTGGGTAGGCCTTTTACCTGGACTAACAGGCGTAGAGGAGAGGCTCTCATTCAGGAAAGATTAGACCGT ATAAGCAACACAAACTCCAAAAGACGAATTGAACAAATCCAGGGTCAGATTGAAGCTCTTCGAATAGAGGGTACATTCGGGGGACAAGAATTAATTGAATTAGAAAGGCAGCTAGAAATAgcatttcatgatgaggaaatGTATTGGAAAGCCAAGTCTAGGATCAAATGGTTACAAGCAGGGGATCAGAACACGCAATTTTTCCATCAAAAATTCAGAAATAGAACCAGGAGGAACAAGATCTGGAAACTAGAAGGAGATAATGGTGAAGTTGCAACCACTAATGCAGGAATAGCCGAGGTGGCAGAAAGTTATTTCAGGGGCCTATTTACTTCTAAATGCCAAGCCAATCCTGAACCATATTTTACAGACTTCGAGCCGAAGGTTACAACTTCCATGAATCGTCGGCTTCGAAGACCGATCACTATAGAGGAGGTCAGGAGAGCTACATTCAGCATCCACCCTCAGAGTGCGCCTGGTGAAGACGGTATGACGGCTAAATTTTTTCAGAATTTCTGGAACATTGTTAATGGAAATGTCTTTAGAGCGATTCGAAGTTTTTTTATAAGTGGAAGAATTCTAAAAAGCCTTAATCACACTCAAATCTGTTTGATCCCAAAGGTTCCAGATGCCAATACTATGAATCAGGTGCAACCGATAAGTCTTTCTTCAGTTATCTCTAAAGTCATGGTGCATAGACTTCAAGGAATGATGCCTAAACTAATAAGTCTTAACCAGGGTGCTTTTATTAAAAGTCGACTTATATCCGATAATATTCTCATTGCCCATGAATACATGCACTATCTGAAACTAAGCGACAGG AGATTCAGCGGACAACAAGTTAATTTGGCCAAGTCGGCAATATTTTTTAGTAACAACACCCCGACCTCAGTTCGAACTCAATTGGCAGAGGCATTGAACATTAACCACATCGAGGCTCAGGACAAGTACCTTGATTTACCCTCTATTGTGTCTAAATCTAAAAAGGCAACATTCAGTTTCGTTAAAGAAAAAGTTCGAAACAAGGTTCAAGGGTGGAAGCGCAGCCTCCTCTCGGCAGGGGGAAGACAAGTCCTTCTAAAGGCGGTGGGCGAAGCCATTTCAATCTATACTCTATCCTGCTTCAGACTTCCAGATAGCCTGATCTCAGATATTCACAGCATTCTCACACAGTTTTGGTGGGGACAAAAAGGGAGTCAAAGACGAATGGCTTGGATAAGCTGGAATACGATGACCAGACCGAAGAAGGAAGGAGGACTGGGTTTTAAAGACCTTAAAGCACAAAATCTAGCCTTACTAGGAAAGCATTTCTGGAGGATCCTAACACAACCTAATTCTCTTGTAACCAAAATACTCAAAGGAAAGTACCACAAATATACAGATGCACTAAAGGCAGAGATAGGAAGCTCACCTTCATGGGGCTGGAGAAGCCTTTTAGAGAGGCGCTCTGTAGTTGAAAAAGGGATAACTTGGCGAATTGGCTCAGCATCTCAACTGCACATCTATGAAGACCATTGGCTTCCTCCTCCGTACCCCTTCACTATCACACGCAGCCCGCACCACCCAAACCTGGGAC ATGTTGCTTATAAAATACTGACTctgaacattgaacctggagcTGATGAACTTCAGTGGGTACTGAACAAGGGTGGAACGTATGACGCTGCATCCGGCTATTCGGTGGCATACCAATTCAATCATGATCCAATTGAGTTTTGTCCCCAATTGATGAGACAAAAGGATGTATGGGTCACATTGTGGAAGCTGGCTCTCCCCCACAAAATCAAGATTTTTCTTTGGAAGAGCATCCACCAAGGTCTCCCGGTCTGCCACCTCCTTCACCATCGCTTCCCATCAACATCTGCAATCTGCTCGTGTTGCTCAGAAGAAGATGAAACAGTGCTCCATTGCTTGGTGACATGCAAATATGCTAAAGAAGTTTGGAATCAAAGTCCACTCGCATACCTGCTAGCAACATCCCCTTCTAGTACCTCCACCCAATGGTGGATATCATCAATGGAAGCCCTCAAATCTAGCCCCAATCGACAGACCCACTCCCATTTTCTTGTTATTCTTCTCTGGTTTTTGTGGAAGGAACGAAACTCATGGATTTTTGAACACAAACAGAGATCTCCCGTTGAAGTCCTCTCTTCAGCCTGCAAGCACCATGATGAACTCCTGCGACTTTCAAGCTCCCTTCTTACCTAA
- the LOC130940875 gene encoding 1-aminocyclopropane-1-carboxylate oxidase-like: MENFPVISLENVNGNERKAILDQIEDACKNWGFFELVNHGIEEELLDRVERVNKEHYRKCMEQRFKEFAASKTLLDWESTFFLRHLPESNISEVPDLSDEYRDVMKEFAVKLEILAEQLLDLLCDNLGLEKGYLKNAFSGSRGPSFGTKVANYPPCPNPDLVKGLRAHTDAGGIILLLQDDKVSGLQLLKDGKWVDVPPMRHSIVVNLGDQIEVITNGKYKSVEHRVIAQTNGTRMSIASFYNPGSDAVIYPAPSLLEQKTEEGGNKEYPKFVFEDYMKLYAALKFQAKEPRFQAMMSVAEA; the protein is encoded by the exons atggaGAACTTCCCAGTGATTAGCTTAGAGAATGTCAATGGTAACGAGAGGAAGGCTATTCTTGATCAAATTGAAGATGCTTGTAAGAACTGGGGATTCTTTGAG ttggtGAATCATGGAATAGAAGAGGAGTTATTGGACAGAGTGGAGAGGGTAAACAAAGAGCATTACAGAAAATGCATGGAGCAGAGGTTCAAGGAGTTTGCAGCAAGCAAGACCTTATTGGATTGGGAGAGCACCTTCTTCTTGCGCCATCTTCCGGAATCTAACATCTCTGAGGTCCCTGATCTCAGTGATGAGTACAGAGATGTAATGAAAGAGTTTGCAGTAAAGCTGGAGATTCTTGCAGAGCAGCTGCTTGATCTTTTGTGTGACAATCTTGGATTGGAGAAGGGCTATCTCAAAAACGCTTTTTCTGGATCAAGGGGTCCTTCTTTTGGGACTAAGGTTGCTAACTATCCTCCATGCCCCAATCCTGACCTTGTTAAGGGTCTCCGGGCCCACACCGATGCCGGCGGCATCATCCTTCTCTTGCAGGATGACAAGGTCAGCGGCCTCCAGCTTCTCAAGGATGGAAAATGGGTGGATGTTCCGCCCATGCGCCACTCCATTGTTGTTAATCTTGGTGAccaaattgag GTGATCACAAATGGAAAATACAAGAGTGTGGAGCACCGTGTGATAGCACAAACAAATGGAACAAGGATGTCCATAGCATCATTCTACAACCCTGGAAGTGATGCTGTGATATACCCTGCACCATCATTGTTGGAACAAAAGACAGAAGAAGGAGGAAACAAAGAATACCCAAAGTTTGTGTTTGAGG